One Sphingomonas sabuli genomic region harbors:
- a CDS encoding sigma-54-dependent transcriptional regulator gives MALEILVVDDEEDIRELVSGVLEDEGYAVRTAADSSSAVEAIKDRRPSLVLLDVWLRGSKLDGLQLLEEIKRHDVSLPVLMISGHGNLDTAVAAVREGAVDFIEKPFEASHLLHLVARATETERLRRENESLRQQVSHSEVLSGASVAINTVRATLKRVAPTGSRVLITGPAGVGKEVAARTIHQWSPRANGPFVVVSAAMMTPERVEEELFGVDSDDVSRPGLLEQAHGGTLFLDEIADMPLTTQAKILPVLTDQSYHRVGGQRPVKVDVRVLSATSRDLSQEMADGRFRADLYYRLNVVPVRIPPLRERREDIPELANHFLARFAAERRIPAPALSDEAIAALQAHDWPGNVRQLRNIIERTVILAPCERVERIEVDMLPGEILESQGSSGLSGQSMTIMGSPLREARESFEREYLTIQIRRFSGNISRTASFIGMERSALHRKLKALGIGDKRDEE, from the coding sequence ATGGCGCTTGAGATCCTTGTCGTCGACGACGAGGAAGACATTCGCGAGTTGGTCAGCGGCGTGTTGGAGGACGAGGGCTATGCCGTCCGCACCGCGGCCGACAGCAGTTCCGCGGTCGAGGCGATCAAGGACCGGCGCCCATCGCTGGTCCTGCTCGACGTTTGGCTGCGCGGGTCGAAGCTGGACGGTCTGCAATTACTCGAAGAGATCAAGCGCCACGACGTGAGCCTTCCGGTGCTGATGATATCCGGCCACGGCAATCTCGACACGGCTGTCGCGGCCGTACGAGAAGGGGCGGTCGACTTCATCGAGAAACCGTTCGAGGCCAGCCATCTGCTGCACCTCGTCGCCCGCGCAACCGAGACCGAGCGGCTGCGGCGAGAAAATGAGAGCCTGCGCCAGCAGGTGTCCCATAGCGAGGTCCTGAGCGGTGCTTCGGTGGCGATCAATACTGTCCGCGCCACGCTCAAGCGCGTTGCGCCGACCGGAAGCCGCGTGCTGATCACCGGCCCTGCCGGCGTGGGCAAAGAAGTCGCCGCACGAACTATCCATCAATGGAGCCCGCGCGCCAACGGACCCTTCGTCGTCGTTTCCGCGGCCATGATGACGCCCGAGCGGGTGGAAGAGGAATTGTTCGGCGTCGACAGCGATGACGTGAGCCGGCCGGGCCTGCTCGAACAGGCGCACGGGGGAACGCTCTTCCTCGACGAGATCGCCGACATGCCGCTGACCACGCAGGCGAAAATATTGCCGGTGCTGACCGACCAGAGCTATCATCGCGTCGGTGGCCAGCGGCCGGTCAAGGTCGACGTGCGCGTGCTGTCCGCCACCTCTCGCGACCTGTCGCAGGAAATGGCCGACGGGCGCTTCCGGGCAGACCTGTATTACCGCCTCAACGTCGTGCCGGTGCGGATCCCGCCATTGCGGGAGCGGCGCGAGGACATTCCGGAGCTGGCCAACCACTTTCTTGCGCGTTTCGCTGCGGAACGGCGCATCCCGGCGCCGGCCCTGTCCGACGAAGCCATCGCCGCGCTGCAGGCCCATGACTGGCCGGGCAACGTCCGACAGTTGCGCAATATCATCGAACGTACCGTCATTCTCGCTCCGTGCGAGCGCGTCGAGCGCATCGAGGTGGACATGCTGCCCGGCGAAATCCTGGAGAGCCAAGGGTCTTCGGGACTGTCGGGGCAAAGCATGACGATTATGGGCAGCCCGCTCCGCGAAGCGCGCGAATCCTTCGAGCGGGAATATCTGACGATCCAGATTCGGCGCTTTTCCGGCAACATCTCGCGCACCGCATCGTTCATCGGCATGGAACGCTCCGCCCTGCATCGCAAATTGAAGGCGCTCGGCATCGGCGACAAACGCGACGAGGAATGA
- the metG gene encoding methionine--tRNA ligase, which translates to MGDPYYITTAINYPNGPPHIGHAYEAIATDVIARFMRTQGRDVRFQTGTDEHGLKMAQAARAKGIEPRAFADEMSSLFRAMDERLNISYDRFIRTSEEAHHRASQAIWQAMADKGDLYLGRYEGWYSVRDEAYYDESELIAGEGDEKLSPQGTPVEWTVEESWFFKLSAYQQKLLDHYEAHPDFIRPESRRNEVVRFVEGGLSDLSVSRTSFDWGVKVPGSADHVMYVWLDALTNYITGLGYPDRTELWDRFWPADVHMIGKDVVRFHAVYWPAFLMSADVPLPRQVYGHGFLLSRGEKMSKSVGNVVDPMTLAEHFGVDQLRYFLMREVTFGQDGSYSAEAIVNRVNAELANSFGNLAQRTLSMIFKNLDGVIPAAGEADEDRQLLSRVDDAVAELTARFHDFAFSAGLEAWMGAVFACNAYVDTTAPWALKKTDPARMAEVLGTLVVAIRKLTSAVVPIIPESAGKLLETIDRGVANRLEQPVPVFPRLEMPAEEEGAAA; encoded by the coding sequence ATGGGCGACCCCTATTACATCACCACCGCGATCAATTATCCCAACGGCCCGCCGCATATCGGCCACGCCTATGAAGCGATCGCCACCGACGTCATCGCGCGGTTCATGCGCACCCAGGGTCGCGATGTGCGGTTCCAAACGGGGACGGACGAACATGGCCTGAAAATGGCCCAGGCGGCCCGCGCGAAAGGGATCGAGCCGCGTGCGTTTGCCGACGAAATGTCGTCCCTATTCAGAGCGATGGATGAGCGGCTTAACATCTCGTACGATCGCTTTATCCGGACTTCGGAAGAGGCGCATCACCGCGCCAGCCAGGCGATCTGGCAGGCGATGGCGGACAAGGGCGACCTCTACCTTGGCCGCTACGAAGGGTGGTACTCGGTCCGCGACGAAGCCTATTACGACGAAAGCGAGCTGATCGCGGGGGAGGGGGACGAAAAGCTCTCGCCGCAAGGCACGCCGGTTGAATGGACGGTCGAAGAAAGCTGGTTCTTCAAGCTGTCGGCCTACCAGCAGAAGCTGCTCGATCATTATGAAGCGCACCCCGACTTCATCCGTCCGGAAAGCCGCCGCAACGAGGTCGTGCGTTTCGTCGAAGGCGGGCTGTCCGACCTGTCGGTATCTCGGACCAGCTTCGACTGGGGCGTAAAGGTGCCGGGCAGCGCGGATCATGTGATGTACGTGTGGCTGGACGCGTTGACCAATTACATCACCGGCCTGGGCTACCCCGACAGAACCGAGCTGTGGGACAGATTCTGGCCCGCCGACGTCCACATGATCGGCAAGGACGTGGTCCGCTTTCACGCGGTCTACTGGCCCGCCTTCCTGATGTCTGCGGACGTTCCCCTGCCGCGGCAGGTGTACGGGCACGGCTTCCTGCTCAGCCGCGGGGAAAAAATGTCGAAGAGCGTCGGCAACGTCGTCGACCCGATGACCCTGGCGGAGCATTTCGGGGTCGACCAGCTGCGTTACTTCCTGATGCGCGAGGTAACGTTCGGGCAGGACGGCAGCTATTCGGCCGAGGCCATCGTCAATCGCGTCAACGCCGAGCTGGCGAACAGTTTCGGCAACCTCGCCCAGCGCACGTTGTCGATGATTTTCAAGAATTTGGACGGTGTCATTCCTGCCGCTGGCGAGGCGGACGAGGACCGGCAACTGCTGTCCAGGGTCGATGACGCCGTGGCCGAGTTGACCGCGCGCTTTCACGACTTCGCTTTCTCCGCGGGGCTGGAAGCGTGGATGGGCGCGGTATTCGCCTGCAACGCCTACGTCGACACCACCGCGCCGTGGGCGCTGAAGAAGACCGACCCCGCACGCATGGCCGAGGTCCTGGGCACGCTGGTCGTCGCGATCCGCAAGCTGACGTCGGCGGTAGTTCCGATCATCCCGGAGTCGGCGGGCAAGCTGCTGGAAACCATCGACCGCGGCGTCGCCAACCGACTGGAACAGCCGGTACCCGTATTTCCGCGCCTTGAAATGCCGGCGGAAGAGGAGGGGGCGGCGGCGTGA
- a CDS encoding MBL fold metallo-hydrolase, with protein sequence MKLRILGCGTSTGVPRVGPDWGQCDPEEPRNRRMRCAILVSSGEERLLVDCGPDIRNQLLDARVDALDHVVITHDHADHCHGIDDLRPIAQRKGAIPLHARPTVLEQLQARFAYAFATERLYPALVEAVPVGETLTFGRAELRFVDQPHGSITALGLRFDESGRSAVYAIDYNEMTDDMAALYEGADVLISDCLQRRPHPTHAHLDAVIGWARELRVGQLYLSHMNTSMDYVTLRSELPDWAAPAHDGLEITV encoded by the coding sequence TTGAAACTGCGGATCCTGGGCTGTGGCACGTCGACCGGCGTACCGCGGGTCGGGCCGGATTGGGGCCAGTGCGATCCCGAAGAGCCGCGCAATCGGCGGATGCGCTGCGCCATATTGGTGAGCAGCGGGGAGGAACGGCTGCTGGTCGATTGCGGCCCGGACATTCGCAACCAGCTGCTCGATGCCCGCGTCGACGCCCTCGACCACGTTGTCATCACGCACGACCATGCCGACCATTGCCACGGAATCGACGACCTACGGCCGATCGCGCAGAGGAAGGGAGCGATACCGCTGCATGCCCGGCCCACCGTGCTGGAGCAGCTCCAGGCCCGCTTCGCCTACGCTTTTGCCACCGAACGCCTTTACCCGGCGCTGGTGGAGGCCGTGCCGGTCGGGGAAACACTTACCTTCGGACGTGCGGAGCTTCGGTTCGTCGACCAGCCGCACGGTTCGATCACGGCGCTTGGCCTGCGCTTCGATGAAAGCGGCCGTTCGGCAGTTTATGCTATAGATTATAACGAAATGACTGATGACATGGCCGCGCTGTACGAAGGCGCGGACGTGCTGATCAGCGATTGCCTGCAACGTCGGCCGCATCCGACGCATGCGCATCTCGACGCCGTCATTGGCTGGGCCCGTGAACTTCGCGTCGGCCAACTCTATTTAAGTCATATGAACACGAGCATGGATTACGTGACCTTGCGAAGCGAGCTTCCGGACTGGGCCGCGCCGGCGCATGACGGGCTGGAGATCACGGTGTGA
- a CDS encoding sensor histidine kinase, whose amino-acid sequence MDAPAAESQLTVPKRVRWLERERESGRFYRIAALATALVLLATAVFSFWMLRRPANPGTLLSPPLIAALLIANLIPAIVLMVLMSRRIAMRRAERGGLGSGQLHTRLVALFSVIAAVPTVLVAIFASLLFQSGLEFWFSDRARSMLENSVQVASGSYRYGLASVADEATTMAGDVARYLQQTTREDPRFQEAFGYQVYNRSLNEAAILQVSESGDVQSLALVNAYDGMVDPVRIRTAAAELQKEDAPDSIDARTPDRLSVLTPLEGSKDTYLYAAKWVDPELGAQVLRANRVLDDYRVLQSRSRTNQLQFNAALLLGSLIIVALAIAAALRLADRLVRPVGQLVTAAGKIEEGDFSVRVPVTETEDEIEMLGHAFNRMTARIDEQTGALRTANTQLETRRAFIEAVLSSVTAGVVALDADSRILLINRSAEALLQRGEGALDGVALQDLAVELAEFLHGDEREANVEVDVGGGRRTLAVKRVRYQDGVVLTFDDITDQLSDQRSAAWSDIARRIAHEIKNPLTPIQLAAERLQRRFGGEVESDKETFERLTGTIVRQVGDLRRMVDEFSNFARMPKPVFRAENVHEIARHALFLHEVAHPQVKFVLNPPTGDFPMVCDRRQLAQALTNVVKNAVEAIESRRARGEHHLGGDRVELTMRNESGQLVIDITDTGIGLPEDRERLTEPYMTTRVRGTGLGLAIVKKIVEEHCGEIAFLDRSGGGTHVRIAFDVEALAGADCAPEDDTTSDHTDDEE is encoded by the coding sequence ATGGATGCGCCCGCAGCCGAATCGCAACTGACCGTGCCAAAGCGGGTCCGGTGGCTTGAGCGGGAACGCGAAAGCGGCCGCTTCTACCGCATCGCGGCTTTAGCCACTGCGCTCGTCCTTCTGGCGACCGCCGTCTTCAGTTTCTGGATGCTGCGCCGCCCCGCCAACCCGGGGACCTTGTTGTCGCCGCCGCTGATCGCCGCACTGCTGATCGCCAACCTGATCCCGGCCATCGTCCTGATGGTGCTGATGTCGCGGCGAATTGCGATGCGCCGGGCGGAACGTGGCGGCTTGGGCAGTGGGCAGTTGCATACCCGGCTGGTGGCCTTGTTCTCGGTCATCGCCGCTGTGCCGACGGTGCTCGTAGCGATTTTTGCCTCCCTGTTGTTTCAAAGCGGCCTCGAATTCTGGTTCTCGGATCGAGCCCGGAGCATGCTGGAAAATTCCGTACAGGTGGCCAGCGGATCCTACCGCTACGGCCTGGCATCCGTGGCCGATGAAGCCACGACCATGGCTGGCGACGTCGCGCGTTACCTGCAGCAGACCACGCGCGAAGATCCGCGCTTCCAAGAGGCGTTCGGCTATCAGGTTTACAACCGCTCGCTAAACGAAGCGGCCATCCTGCAGGTGTCGGAAAGCGGTGATGTCCAGTCGCTGGCGCTCGTAAATGCCTATGACGGCATGGTCGACCCGGTGCGGATCCGCACGGCCGCGGCCGAACTCCAGAAAGAGGACGCCCCGGATTCGATCGATGCGCGAACGCCGGACCGATTGAGCGTGCTGACGCCTTTGGAAGGATCCAAGGACACCTATCTTTACGCGGCCAAGTGGGTCGATCCCGAATTGGGCGCGCAGGTGCTGCGGGCGAACCGTGTGCTGGACGATTATCGCGTGCTGCAGTCGCGTTCGCGAACCAACCAGCTGCAATTCAATGCCGCCTTGCTCCTTGGATCGCTGATCATCGTGGCCCTGGCGATTGCCGCGGCCTTGCGCCTGGCCGATCGGCTCGTTCGTCCAGTCGGCCAGCTGGTGACCGCCGCGGGCAAGATCGAAGAGGGCGATTTCAGCGTCCGCGTGCCGGTGACGGAAACCGAGGACGAGATCGAGATGCTGGGCCATGCCTTCAATCGCATGACTGCCCGCATCGACGAGCAGACCGGTGCGCTGCGAACCGCCAACACCCAGCTGGAGACCCGGCGGGCCTTTATCGAGGCTGTGCTGTCCAGCGTCACTGCCGGTGTTGTTGCCCTCGATGCCGACAGTCGCATCCTGCTGATCAATCGGTCGGCCGAAGCCTTGCTCCAGCGCGGGGAGGGGGCGCTCGACGGGGTTGCGCTCCAGGACCTCGCCGTCGAACTGGCCGAGTTCCTCCATGGCGACGAGCGGGAAGCCAACGTCGAGGTCGATGTCGGTGGAGGCCGCCGTACGCTGGCGGTCAAGCGTGTCCGCTATCAGGATGGCGTTGTGCTGACCTTCGACGATATCACCGACCAATTGTCCGACCAGCGCAGCGCTGCATGGTCCGACATTGCTCGCCGCATCGCGCACGAGATCAAGAACCCGCTGACTCCCATCCAGCTCGCCGCCGAACGGCTGCAGCGGCGCTTCGGCGGCGAGGTCGAGTCCGACAAGGAGACGTTCGAGCGGCTGACCGGCACCATCGTCCGCCAGGTGGGCGACCTGCGGCGGATGGTCGACGAATTCTCCAACTTCGCCCGGATGCCCAAGCCGGTGTTCCGCGCCGAGAACGTTCACGAAATCGCTCGCCACGCCCTGTTCCTGCACGAGGTCGCGCATCCGCAGGTAAAGTTTGTCCTGAACCCGCCGACCGGTGATTTCCCGATGGTCTGCGACCGTCGTCAGCTGGCCCAGGCGCTGACCAACGTGGTCAAGAATGCGGTCGAGGCGATCGAATCTCGACGCGCGCGGGGCGAGCATCATCTTGGCGGCGACCGCGTCGAACTGACGATGCGCAATGAAAGCGGCCAGCTGGTAATCGACATCACCGACACCGGCATCGGCCTCCCGGAAGATCGCGAGCGGTTGACCGAACCATACATGACCACGCGCGTCCGCGGCACGGGGCTCGGGCTCGCGATCGTCAAGAAGATCGTCGAGGAGCATTGCGGGGAAATCGCCTTCCTCGACCGCTCCGGCGGCGGGACCCATGTGCGCATTGCCTTCGATGTCGAAGCGCTGGCCGGCGCAGATTGCGCGCCCGAAGACGACACTACCTCCGATCATACCGACGATGAGGAATAG
- the hfq gene encoding RNA chaperone Hfq, giving the protein MTAKTTSLQDHFLNSARRSKTPLTAFLLKGVKLQGVITWFDPFSLLLRREGRTQLVYKHSISTIMPGGAMDLGDLSAWEGQGQKGLQDAFLSAAERDGEAVTMFLVNGVMLQGQVARHDQFSLLLERDAQVQLVYKHAISTIEPEHPLQLSDPAGGEAK; this is encoded by the coding sequence ATGACTGCCAAGACAACCAGCCTGCAGGACCATTTCCTCAACAGCGCCCGCAGGTCTAAAACGCCCCTGACGGCCTTCCTGCTCAAGGGCGTCAAGCTTCAGGGGGTGATAACCTGGTTCGACCCGTTCTCGCTGTTGCTGCGCCGCGAAGGTCGCACGCAACTGGTCTATAAGCATTCGATTTCCACCATCATGCCGGGCGGCGCGATGGATCTTGGTGACCTGTCGGCGTGGGAAGGCCAGGGACAAAAGGGATTGCAGGATGCATTCCTGTCGGCCGCGGAGCGTGATGGGGAAGCAGTCACGATGTTCCTGGTCAACGGCGTCATGTTGCAGGGGCAGGTCGCCCGGCACGACCAGTTCTCGCTGCTGCTGGAACGGGATGCGCAGGTTCAACTGGTTTACAAGCACGCCATTTCGACGATCGAGCCCGAGCATCCGCTGCAGCTGAGCGACCCTGCAGGCGGCGAGGCCAAGTGA
- the hflX gene encoding GTPase HflX: MDIADGAGAIDVTRGERAVVVGVDQPGKGDGRSSEARLEEAVGLAQAIGIDVVASRTFRLRSARPASLLGKGQIEEIAETARGHDAGLLVVDAQLTPVQQKSLEDMAKTKVIDRTSLILEIFGERAATAEGRLQVELAHLDYQAGRLVRSWTHLERQRGGFGFLGGPGETQIEADRRLIRDRMARIRRELDQVKRTRALHRDRRQRAPWPVIALVGYTNAGKSTLFNRLTGGDVLAENMLFATLDPTMREIRLPGFDKAILSDTVGFVSDLPTQLVAAFRATLEEVAEADLLVHVRDISHPDADAQREDVENVLGQLGVGPDDDDSPPSIEAWNKVDLLSEDDRAALEAEAVRREDVVLISAISGDGIETLRDTLSSRLQEGDQLHSIRLPAGEGSKIAWLHARGDVIGQETRDTDVHLEVRLSAENWARFQSL; the protein is encoded by the coding sequence ATCGACATTGCCGATGGCGCCGGGGCGATCGACGTCACGCGCGGGGAACGCGCCGTGGTCGTCGGCGTGGACCAACCGGGGAAGGGCGACGGCCGCTCGTCCGAGGCCCGACTGGAAGAGGCGGTGGGCCTGGCCCAGGCGATCGGCATCGATGTCGTCGCCAGCCGCACGTTCCGACTGCGCAGCGCGCGACCGGCAAGCCTGCTGGGTAAGGGGCAGATTGAGGAGATCGCGGAGACCGCACGCGGCCACGACGCCGGGCTACTGGTTGTCGACGCGCAATTGACCCCGGTGCAGCAAAAGTCGCTGGAAGATATGGCCAAGACCAAGGTCATCGACCGAACGAGCTTGATCCTGGAGATTTTCGGCGAGCGCGCCGCGACCGCCGAGGGGCGGCTTCAGGTTGAACTGGCCCATCTGGACTATCAGGCCGGCCGACTGGTGCGCAGCTGGACCCACCTTGAGCGGCAGCGCGGCGGCTTCGGCTTCCTTGGCGGCCCCGGCGAAACCCAGATCGAAGCCGACCGCCGGCTGATCCGCGACCGCATGGCGCGGATCCGGCGCGAACTGGACCAGGTCAAGCGCACCCGCGCGCTTCACCGCGACCGGCGGCAACGGGCTCCGTGGCCGGTGATTGCGCTTGTCGGCTATACCAACGCGGGCAAATCCACGCTTTTCAATCGCCTGACCGGCGGCGACGTGCTGGCCGAAAACATGCTGTTCGCGACGCTCGACCCGACCATGCGCGAAATCCGGCTGCCCGGGTTCGACAAGGCTATTCTGTCCGACACCGTGGGCTTCGTTTCCGATCTGCCGACGCAACTAGTCGCGGCGTTCAGGGCGACGCTGGAAGAGGTGGCGGAGGCCGACCTGCTGGTGCACGTCCGCGACATTTCGCATCCCGATGCCGATGCCCAGCGCGAGGATGTAGAAAACGTGCTTGGCCAGCTGGGCGTCGGCCCGGACGACGACGACTCGCCACCCTCGATCGAGGCGTGGAACAAGGTCGACCTGCTGAGCGAGGACGACCGGGCGGCGCTTGAGGCGGAAGCGGTCAGGCGCGAAGACGTTGTCCTCATATCGGCGATCAGTGGCGATGGCATCGAAACGCTGCGCGATACTCTGTCGAGCCGGCTACAGGAGGGCGATCAGCTGCACAGCATTCGCCTGCCGGCGGGCGAGGGGAGCAAGATCGCGTGGCTTCATGCTCGTGGTGACGTCATCGGGCAGGAGACGCGCGATACCGACGTGCACCTCGAAGTGCGGCTGTCAGCGGAGAATTGGGCGCGATTTCAGTCGCTCTGA
- a CDS encoding retropepsin-like aspartic protease family protein has protein sequence MTNDIMLGSVYIVMALMLVLSALMVRREPIAKLATYALAWIAIFGAGFVLFTFRDNLGWVWQRVKSEATGEPVATGKEIRIPMAIDGHFWVEASINGEPVKFLIDSGATMTTIDLATARRAGVSVASQANQVVRTGNGFVRVASGRVEQLEVGTIQRENFGVHVTATDDLNVLGMNFLSTLNRWGVEGRWLVLSP, from the coding sequence ATGACCAACGACATCATGCTCGGCAGCGTCTACATCGTGATGGCCTTGATGCTGGTGCTAAGCGCGCTGATGGTCCGGCGGGAGCCGATTGCGAAGCTGGCTACCTATGCTCTAGCCTGGATCGCGATTTTCGGCGCCGGTTTCGTGCTGTTCACGTTCCGGGACAACCTCGGCTGGGTCTGGCAGCGCGTAAAGTCGGAAGCCACTGGAGAGCCCGTAGCAACGGGCAAGGAAATCCGTATCCCGATGGCGATCGACGGCCATTTCTGGGTCGAAGCCTCAATCAATGGCGAACCCGTCAAATTCCTGATCGACAGCGGCGCAACAATGACCACGATCGACCTGGCGACCGCGCGGCGGGCCGGCGTTTCGGTGGCTAGCCAGGCAAACCAGGTCGTGCGTACTGGCAACGGCTTTGTCCGCGTTGCCAGCGGTCGCGTCGAACAGTTGGAAGTCGGCACGATCCAGCGAGAGAATTTCGGCGTCCATGTCACGGCGACGGACGATCTCAACGTGCTGGGGATGAATTTCCTGTCGACCTTGAACCGTTGGGGAGTCGAGGGGCGCTGGCTGGTCCTCTCCCCATGA
- a CDS encoding TatD family hydrolase — protein MTLIDSHCHLVYDGLAERQDEVLATARARGVAGFLNISTRQSEWDKVIAVAERHDDVWATVGVHPHEADAHPDLGAQALIDASSHSDVIAIGECGLDYFYDKSDRSAQRERFQAHIEAARATGLPLVVHTREAENDTAEMLEEAVRGGGVTGVLHCFTGSATLARKGLDLGFYVSLSGIVTFKNAHDLQETAKWLPRDQMLVETDSPFLAPVPHRGQTCEPAFVADTAAFVAALRDETPEALAEATTANFFRLFAKAAPE, from the coding sequence GTGACGCTGATCGATAGCCATTGCCACCTCGTCTACGATGGCCTTGCCGAACGTCAGGACGAAGTCCTCGCCACCGCGCGGGCGCGCGGCGTGGCCGGCTTCCTCAACATTTCCACACGGCAAAGCGAGTGGGACAAGGTGATCGCAGTCGCCGAACGGCACGACGATGTCTGGGCAACGGTCGGCGTCCACCCGCACGAAGCCGACGCCCATCCAGATCTCGGTGCGCAGGCATTGATCGACGCTTCATCACATTCCGATGTGATTGCGATCGGTGAGTGTGGGCTGGATTACTTTTACGACAAGTCCGACAGGTCGGCCCAACGCGAGCGATTTCAGGCACATATCGAAGCCGCAAGAGCGACCGGACTGCCGTTGGTGGTGCACACACGCGAGGCTGAAAACGATACTGCCGAGATGCTGGAGGAGGCCGTCCGCGGCGGCGGCGTGACGGGGGTGCTGCACTGCTTCACCGGTAGTGCGACGCTTGCTCGCAAGGGCCTCGACCTCGGATTTTACGTGTCGCTGTCGGGCATCGTGACGTTCAAGAATGCGCACGACCTGCAGGAGACGGCCAAATGGCTTCCGCGCGACCAGATGCTGGTCGAGACGGATTCGCCGTTCCTGGCGCCGGTGCCACACCGCGGGCAGACGTGCGAGCCCGCTTTCGTCGCCGACACCGCGGCCTTTGTGGCCGCACTGCGGGACGAAACTCCGGAAGCGCTCGCCGAAGCGACCACGGCCAATTTCTTCCGCTTGTTTGCCAAGGCGGCGCCGGAGTGA
- the mazG gene encoding nucleoside triphosphate pyrophosphohydrolase has translation MTSPPSLERLVAIMRRLRDSEVGCAWDLQQNFATIAPYTVEEAYEVADAIDRDDMEALQDELGDLQLQVVFHAQMAEELGCFTLDDVIGGICDKLERRHPHIFGGATESPGWDAIKAAERTGRTDTSALAGVAGALPALDRAAKLQRRAARTGFDWPDPSGARAKIDEELGELDAEIEQPRRAEELGDLLFAVVNFARHLNIDPEEALRQANRKFERRFRAIETAPGFDDLSLEAKEALWRQAKADQSD, from the coding sequence ATGACGTCCCCGCCATCGCTGGAGCGGCTTGTGGCAATCATGCGGCGATTGCGTGATTCGGAGGTTGGCTGCGCCTGGGATCTGCAGCAGAACTTCGCGACAATTGCGCCTTACACCGTCGAGGAAGCCTATGAGGTCGCCGACGCGATCGACCGCGATGATATGGAAGCGCTCCAAGACGAGCTCGGCGACTTGCAGCTGCAGGTCGTTTTCCATGCGCAGATGGCCGAGGAACTGGGCTGTTTCACGCTCGATGACGTCATCGGCGGGATTTGCGACAAGCTAGAGCGCCGGCATCCGCACATCTTCGGTGGCGCAACCGAAAGCCCGGGTTGGGATGCAATCAAGGCCGCAGAGCGCACCGGTCGGACGGACACGAGTGCGCTAGCCGGAGTTGCCGGTGCCCTTCCCGCCCTTGACCGGGCAGCCAAGCTGCAGCGCCGGGCCGCGCGTACGGGCTTCGACTGGCCCGACCCGTCCGGAGCACGAGCGAAAATCGACGAGGAGCTCGGCGAGCTGGACGCGGAAATCGAGCAGCCGCGCCGTGCGGAGGAGCTTGGCGATCTGTTATTCGCTGTAGTCAACTTCGCACGGCATCTGAACATCGATCCCGAAGAAGCTTTGCGGCAGGCCAATCGGAAGTTCGAACGCCGCTTCCGCGCGATCGAGACGGCGCCGGGCTTCGACGACTTAAGCCTCGAGGCGAAGGAGGCCTTGTGGCGGCAGGCGAAGGCCGATCAGAGCGACTGA